CTACAACTTTCATTCTTTATCTTTTTTAGTAAACTTCACCTTTGTAGGATCTATAATCAAAGAATCCATACTATTAACACGAAGCGATTTATCAAACTTAGCTGTAGTTTTTAAATCGGTGTTGAACGAAGTTTCTATATTGTCGTTGAGTGTTTCAACATCTGCAGTAAATGGTTTGGTTACTGGTGCTTTGATGAGTTTCTTTAATGGAATACTCACTGTTTGATTTACAGGAACTTGTAATTCACCTTCTATATGCACTTTTTGTTTGATTGGCACTTGCGCTTTCACAGGAATAGTTGTTTTAAACGGAATGGTATAATCTTGTGCATCTAGAACCAGTGTGTCTCTTACTTGTAATTGTTGATTGATTGGTATGTTTACTTTTACTGGAATTTCTGCCTTTACAGGAAGTGATATATTAAAAAATCGCTTAAAATTTGTTCTAATTTTTGTATCTAATGGAATAGAAAAATCGACAGCTAATGAGTCTTCTATTTTTAGTTTTTTGTTGAATGGAATAACCAAGTTGTTCAAGCCAATTTCGCTTTGGTCTAGTACAATATCAACTGGTAAATCAAACTGTAAATCTAATACTTCATCCATTAATATTTCTGTGTTTAATGGAACAGTCAAATTCATCACCAATGGTACATCTATAACTTCGTTTAAATAAATTGACAAAGGTTCGTCTACATTGATTCTAGTTTTTAAATCGCTCAATAACTTAATACCAATATTTTCATCTACACCAACACTTAGTGGCACATCATCTTTAATATTAATGTTCATTGGTTTATTGATATTCATTAAAACATCATTTTTAGAAATGAACAATACGCCTGCTAAAATGCCAATGCCTAAAATTAATAATGCAGCAATTGCTAGAACTCCCTTTTTCATCTTCATTTATTTATTGTTAACAATATAGAAATAATATTTTGATTATTATAAATATTAATGGTGCTATTTTAGAAGCATGCGTATAGGAAAGACCATTTATCATTTTGACCAAGTTGAATATGCTAAGCTTAGTGTTTACAGATTGAATAAGAATGTACAAACTGTATATAGTTTTATTGTTGATGATATTTTGATTGATACAGCACAACGACATAATAGAAAAAATATTTATAGTTGGATAAAAGATAAAAAAATAAATAAAATAATATTAACACATCACCATGAAGACCATAGTGGCAATGTGGCTTTTTTGATGAAAAAACTTGGTATTGATGCTTTTGCTCATGAAAAAGCAGTGTCTATTTTAGCCAAAGGATATACGATTTCGCCACTTGGAATTTTAATTAATGGAAAAGTAGAAAAGGCAAAGTTAAAACCAATATTTCCTAATCATATAATTGAAACTACAAATTATCAATTACAAGCTATTTATACGCCTGGACATTGTGATGACCATTTTTGTTTTTATGAAGCGAATAAAGGTTGGTTGTTTAGTGGTGATTTGTATGTAGCAGATACGATTAAATATTTTGCTAGTTACGAAAATATTTACCAACAAATGGACTCGTTGAGAAAATTGTGTGCTTTAGATTTTGAAGTATTGTTTTGCTCACACAATCCGAAAACGAGAAATGGTAAAGCTCGACTACAAAACAAATTGCACATTTTTGAAGATTTTATAGGCAAGGTAAAACAATTATATAGCGAAGGAAAAAACACTGACCAAATTTTAAAAACACTAGGACGAACAGAAAATATATTTTATAAGTATATTACTTTTGGAAACTTTACTGCTACTAATTTAGTAAAAAGTGTATTGGAAGATGCGTGAGTGTAAGCGAATATATTTCAAGTGAAAACAGTAGAGATGGTTTTAAAGATAAATAACAAAGCTTAATGCCTCTATTCTTTTCCTAAATCTAAAGTCATTCTTATAAATTCAGATAAACTTACACCTAAAATTGCCATTCCTGCATCATGTGGATTTTCTAATTTATATCGTCCTTTAGCAGAACCATTTAGAGCATAATCAAACCCATTTATAGTTATAATACACCAATATTTTTGTCTACATTCTATAATCACTTCTTCTACATAAAATGGCCAATTGTCAGCATAGTCTGATTTAAAAATCTTTTTTGACCTATAACTAGAATTAAACTTTCTGTTTATTTCATCAAATATTGTTCTTTTATGTACTCTTCTTGGTGTTTCTTTATATCTTGTAGTATAGTTTCTATAATCTTTCTTTCCATAATTATTTTGATAAAGTAGCCCAAAATCAAAAAATGTATATATTGTTAACTGATATCCTTCATCACCTAAACATTTAAAAATGAACTGTCTTGATAGTGCAGAAATAAATCTTTCAAAAACCACAATTATATATGATGATATTTTGTTATAAACTTCACTATATAAATTATAATCCATTAGTTTTTTATAATCATTTGAATCAAGAATCTTATTTTCAAATTTTTCCCAAAGATTCTTTGTATTAACACCAATTTTAACATTGTCTGTAATCAAATCAAAATTATAATATCTTGCTAATTTTCCAAATTCAGAAAGTATAAAAAGTAATTCTTTTAAATCTATATCAGAAGTAATAAATTTATAGTCAATTATAAATTGAGGCATTTTAAAATCATGGTAAAAATTTATTATAATTTCATTTAATAATTTTTTTAGATCGTGTCCTAAATCTTTAAGGTATTTAAAGCTAGGTAATTCTTGATATTTATTAAAGTAACCTAAACAAATATATGCTTTCATAAATCGTTCAAATCCTTGAGATAAAAGTTGAAAAGGAAGAAAATAAAAATTATTATTAAGATTAATATTTTGCAGTTCCCCAAAACCTAATTTTATTAATTTCTCAGATGTTTCAAACTCTTCTTGAAGTGCAAAATATTTTATATAATCTATTTTTAGCATCTTTCTTTAGTAACTATATAACAGTACATCAAATATAAAACCTTTACTTTAAATAATATGTGTTTTATAGGTTGAATGATGATTATATTAAAGACTATTTATCTACGCAGTGTCCTCTATGAGAGACACTGCTAGGAATTAATGAGTATTTGTAGTAAATATATGTTAAGGAAGCAATTGACATGGTTTTAGAATCAATCTCAGTCTTTAATTTTATATTTTACTTTTATTGTTCTTCCAAAAAAATAAGTACTATCTTCTTGTCTAATTATTTCAAAATTTGCAGGATATTCAATCATGGCTATCGAATCTGAAAGCCAGCTTAATACAATTTCAGAAGAATTACTAGTCTTAATATCAAATATTCCTGCACCTCCTGAAGTAAATTTACTACATACCCATGTTGCTACAACTGTAGTTTTGTTTTCAGTATTGTATACAGAGTAAATAGCTGCTCTACCATCTGGCGAAATTGAGTGATTTGTTTCAATTAACCAATTAGGCATTTGATGATTACACGATGTTAAAATCAATAACACTAAAAAAGTAAACAATATATATAATTTCATTTTAAGATATTTTGTATATTAATAAAAATACTCACTGTATTATCCAATTATTATACCTAGTTTCAATCAATGCTTTAAAATATTTATTTAATTTATATAATTTTTTCTCAGTAGAAGATTTAAAATAGTCAACTGGCAAACCATCTGTAATGTGAATATATTTTGTTATGCTATCTAAATTAATAAAAAATTGTTGACTGCCTATATCACAAATTGCAAAATTTTCTTCTTTATATTCTTGTTGTAGCGTATTAAAATCTGAAGCAAGTAAGTTTTCAATAAGCTCTAATATTCTTCCTTTAAGTATTCCTTTTTCAATATAACAATCTGAATTATTTTTTGTTATTTTTTGATGGTCAAATGCATTTAATTCTAAAACATAGTTATAATTGTAATTAACAAGAAAGTCGGCAGATAAACTACGGCGTGAAAATCCATCAGAAAAACAATAAGCAAATAAGTATTGTGCATCTAACAATATTGTATTATGTTCTTCGCTATATTTTCTAAATTGTTTCACTCAATTGTTTATAGTTCTATACAAGAGAATTATAAATGAAATAAAATCGAAATATAACCATTTACTTTAAATAATATGTATTTTTATTTAGATCTAATGTCTTCTGCAAGTCCTATGAGTATACCTTCTACACCTCTTATGTAACATAGTCGATAACTATTTTGATAATTGACTATCTCGCCAACCAACTCAGCACCATTTTGGGTTAATCGTGCTACCAATACATCAATATTTTCAACATTAAACATAATGCGTAAATAACCTAATGCATTAACTGGTGCATTTCTATGGTCGGCAATAACCGCTGGTTGTATAAATTTAGACAATTCAATTCTACTATGTCCATCTGGTGTAACCATCATGGCAATTTCTACTTGTTGTGATTCGAGTCCTGTAACTTTTCCAGACCACGCTCCTTCTACTATGGTTCTTCCTTCGAGTTGTAATCCTAATGCTGTAAAGAATGCAATAGCGTTATCTAACGATTCTACTACAATTCCTACATTGTGCATTTGCAATAATTGGCTTTTCATTGTTTTAATTATTCAAAAGTTAGATGTTGAAATAAATTCAGCAAGAGATGTATTCTGTTTAATCTTATTCTACAAGCAGATGCTGAAATCTACCTGTTTGGTACCATGTCTGCCGATAGTTAGAGACAGGCAAGTTCGGCAAGAGATGGCATAAGTAACAACTAAGCTAAATCAACACTAGTATCTAAATATACATCTTGTATAGCATTGAGTAGCTCTACACCTATTTTCATATCTTTTTGAAATGCTTTTCTACCAGAAATTAATCCCATTCCACCAGCTCTTTTATTAATGATTGCTGTTTCTACTGCTTCAGCTAAATCTGTAGCACCAGCACTTGCACCTCCACTATTAATTAAACCAGCTCTTCCCATATAACAATTAGCTACTTGATATCTTGTTAAATCAATAGGATGGTCGGTAGTTAAATCGCTGTATACTTTTTTATGTGTTTTACCAAAATTAATAGCCGTGTAACCACCATTGTTTGTAGGCAATTTTTGCTTAATAATATCTGCTTGAATAGTAACACCAAGATGATTGGCTTGTCCTGTTAAATCAGCAGCAGTATGATAATCAACACCATCTTTTGCAAAATTACTATTTCTTAAATAACACCACAATACCGTTGCCATACCTAACTCATGAGCATATTCAAAAGCTTTAGCCACTTCTACTATTTGTCTTTTAGATTCTTCTGAACCAAAATAAATAGTTGCACCAACAGCAGTAGCACCTAAATTCCAAGCATCTTTAATTGTACCAAACATAATTTGGTCGAATGAGTTTGGATAAGATATAAATTCGTTGTGATTTATTTTTACAATGAAAGGAATTTTATGAGCATATTTTCTAGCAACTGATGCTAATACACCATAAGTAGAAGCTACTGCGTTACAACCACCTTCAATTGCAAGTTTTACAATATTTTCAGAATCAAAATAAATTGGATTTGGAGCAAAACTAGCTCCTGCACTATGTTCAATGCCTTGGTCTACTGGTAAAATAGACAAG
Above is a genomic segment from Chitinophagales bacterium containing:
- a CDS encoding MBL fold metallo-hydrolase, with product MRIGKTIYHFDQVEYAKLSVYRLNKNVQTVYSFIVDDILIDTAQRHNRKNIYSWIKDKKINKIILTHHHEDHSGNVAFLMKKLGIDAFAHEKAVSILAKGYTISPLGILINGKVEKAKLKPIFPNHIIETTNYQLQAIYTPGHCDDHFCFYEANKGWLFSGDLYVADTIKYFASYENIYQQMDSLRKLCALDFEVLFCSHNPKTRNGKARLQNKLHIFEDFIGKVKQLYSEGKNTDQILKTLGRTENIFYKYITFGNFTATNLVKSVLEDA
- a CDS encoding VOC family protein, yielding MKSQLLQMHNVGIVVESLDNAIAFFTALGLQLEGRTIVEGAWSGKVTGLESQQVEIAMMVTPDGHSRIELSKFIQPAVIADHRNAPVNALGYLRIMFNVENIDVLVARLTQNGAELVGEIVNYQNSYRLCYIRGVEGILIGLAEDIRSK
- a CDS encoding class I fructose-bisphosphate aldolase, coding for MSNYSSLLGEEKAQYLLNHQCKTIDKSVLHTPSPDFVDKIWMQSNRSVQTLKSIQALLDNGRLGGTGYLSILPVDQGIEHSAGASFAPNPIYFDSENIVKLAIEGGCNAVASTYGVLASVARKYAHKIPFIVKINHNEFISYPNSFDQIMFGTIKDAWNLGATAVGATIYFGSEESKRQIVEVAKAFEYAHELGMATVLWCYLRNSNFAKDGVDYHTAADLTGQANHLGVTIQADIIKQKLPTNNGGYTAINFGKTHKKVYSDLTTDHPIDLTRYQVANCYMGRAGLINSGGASAGATDLAEAVETAIINKRAGGMGLISGRKAFQKDMKIGVELLNAIQDVYLDTSVDLA